One window of Quercus robur chromosome 5, dhQueRobu3.1, whole genome shotgun sequence genomic DNA carries:
- the LOC126728466 gene encoding uncharacterized protein LOC126728466, with protein MHGGEPLRDDASLRDFNGGIGCHVASAVKEALLLPKDMSYLRSMRKNEAVETTFKLEEITNSCYQQLEDEKKRRTAAVQTLTIFENSNAELKKKLANEEHARRSADSALEGVQRQAKDQRKRLCETTDQLIAAKEQMAVLKKQLKEAQRLKDQAEKSKAKAEKARIEAEKARDEAEQKGYDLGVVETEKTLGVEVSAMCRIYCAQTWDEALNRAGVQASFELRKPENVFYPSAIRASDLSFAQDEVASTIADRSKEAQPQDPPLPSQQGPTKEIGASQEVPSNKAVVVPKTRVASQGFQQDLASTVMPAEGTSKDKEGTTTTEADNPTNKTSKLQIKLKK; from the exons ATGCACGGCGGGGAGCCCCTAAGGGATGATGCATCACTCAGGGACTTCAACGGGGGCATTGGGTGCCACGTTGCCTCGGCCGTGAAGGAGGCCTTGCTGCTTCCAAAAGATATGTCCTACCTGCGAAGCATGAGGAAGAATGAG GCTGTCGAAACCACTTTCAAGCTAGAAGAAATAACCAACTCATGCTACCAACAATtggaagatgaaaaaaaaagacgGACAGCAGCTGTGCAAACACTGACCATATTTGAAAATAGCAATGCCGAGTTGAAGAAAAAGTTGGCCAATGAGGAGCATGCTCGCCGTAGTGCTGACTCGGCCTTGGAGGGCGTACAAAGGCAAGCCAAGGACCAAAGAAAGCGCCTATGTGAGACAACTGACCAACTGATTGCTGCTAAGGAACAGATGGCAGTGCTCAAGAAGCAACTTAAGGAAGCCCAAAGGCTGAAAGATCAGGCTGAAAAGTCCAAGGCCAAAGCTGAGAAGGCAAGGATTGAGGCCGAGAAGGCTAGGGATGAGGCCGAGCAGAAGGGTTATGACCTTGGAGTAGTTGAGACCGAGAAAACCCTTGGGGTAGAGGTTTCAGCTATGTGTCGTATTTACTGCGCCCAGACTTGGGATGAAGCCCTTAACCGAGCTGGGGTTCAGGCTTCTTTTGAGTTGAGGAAACCTGAAAATGTATTCTACCCTTCTGCCATACGAGCCTCGGACCTTTCTTTTGCTCAAGATGAAGTGGCTTCTACAATTGCTGATCGAAGTAAAGAAGCACAGCCTCAGGATCCTCCTCTTCCTAGTCAGCAAGGGCCAACAAAAGAAATCGGTGCTTCCCAAGAAGTACCCTCGAACAAGGCTGTGGTGGTTCCGAAGACAAGAGTAGCTTCCCAGGGCTTTCAGCAAGACTTGGCTTCAACTGTCATGCCTGCTGAGGGCACCTCTAAAGATAAAGAAGGAACGACTACCACAGAGGCAGATAACCCAACCAACAAGACCTCCAAGCTTCAAATCAAGTTGAAAAAATGA